In Indicator indicator isolate 239-I01 chromosome 29, UM_Iind_1.1, whole genome shotgun sequence, the following are encoded in one genomic region:
- the SGSH gene encoding N-sulphoglucosamine sulphohydrolase — MRHLALTLLLAALRTGGTPAPARNVLLLLADDGGFESGTYNNSAIRTPNLDALARRSVVFQNAFTSVSSCSPSRASILTGLPQHQNGMYGLHQDVHHFNSFDSVRSLPQLLSQAHIRTGIIGKKHVGPEAVYPFDFAYTEENSSVLQVGRNITRIKALVRQFLQSQDERPFFLYVAFHDPHRCGHSQPQYGAFCEKFGNGESGMGWIPDWKPQIYHPEHVQVPHFVPDTPAARADLAAQYTTIGRMDQGIGLVLEELQHAGFHNSTLVIYTSDNGIPFPSGRTNLYRSGTAEPLLISSPEHTQRWGQVSQAFATLLDLTPTILDWFSIPYPSYSIFGKKQVQLTGKSLLPALESEQPWDTAFSSQSHHEVTMYYPMRAIQHQQFRLIHNLNYKMPFPIDQDFYISPTFQDLLNRTRAGQPTHWNKSLHQYYYRDRWELFDCAHDPTESQNLASNPHYAAVFQLLRTQLLKWQWDTGDPWVCAPDAVLEEKLSPQCQPLHNEL, encoded by the exons ATGCGGCATTTGGCGCTGACGCTGTTGTTGGCCGCGCTCAGGACCGGCGGAACACCGGCTCCGGCCCGCAAtgtgctgctcctcctgg CAGATGACGGTGGCTTTGAGAGTGGCACCTACAATAACTCGGCAATCCGGACACCCAACCTGGACGCGCTGGCCCGGCGCAGCGTGGTCTTCCAGAACGCCTTCACCTctgtcagcagctgctctccaagCCGGGCCAGCATCCTGACTGGCTTACCCCAG CACCAGAATGGGATGTATGGGCTGCACCAGGATGTGCACCACTTCAACTCCTTTGACAGTGTGCGAagcctgcctcagctgctcagccAAGCACATATCCGGACAG GGATAATTGGGAAGAAGCATGTTGGACCCGAGGCTGTCTACCCCTTCGACTTTGCCTACACAGAGGAGAACAGTTCGGTCTTGCAGGTGGGGAGAAACATCACTCGAATCAAAGCGCTTGTAAGGCAGTTCCTGCAGAGCCAGGATGAGAG GCCTTTCTTCCTCTATGTGGCCTTCCACGACCCTCACCGCTGTGGGCACTCCCAGCCCCAGTATGGAGCATTCTGTGAGAAATTTGGCAACGGAGAGAGCGGCATGGGCTGGATCCCTGACTGGAAGCCACAGATCTACCACCCAGAGCACGTGCAG GTCCCTCACTTCGTTCCAGATACACCAGCTGCCAGGGCAGACCTGGCAGCCCAGTACACAACGATTGGGCGCATGGACCAAG GGATTGGGCTGgtcctggaggagctgcagcatgcTGGCTTCCACAACAGCACACTGGTGATCTACACTTCTGACAATGGAATCCCCTTCCCCAGTGGCAGGACCAACCTCTACCGGTCAGGCACTGCTGAGCCCCTGCTGATCTCCTCCCCAGAGCATACCCAGCGCTGGGGACAGGTCAGCCAGGCCTTCGCCACCCTCCTGG ATCTCACACCGACCATTTTGGACTGGTTCTCCATCCCCTACCCTTCTTACAGCATCTTTGGCAAGAAGCAGGTGCAGCTCACTGGAAAGTCTCTTCTGCCAGCACTGGAGTCAGAACAGCCCTGGgacactgccttcagcagccagaGCCACCACGAGGTGACCATGTACTACCCCATGCGAGCCATCCAGCACCAGCAGTTCCGCCTCATTCACAACCTCAACTACAAAATGCCCTTTCCCATCGACCAGGACTTCTACATCTCACCCACTTTCCAAGACCTGCTCAACCGCACCAGGGCCGGGCAGCCGACCCACTGGAACAAGTCCCTGCACCAGTACTACTACAGGGACCGCTGGGAGCTCTTTGACTGCGCCCATGACCCCACAGAGAGCCAGAACCTGGCCTCCAACCCCCACTACgctgctgttttccagctgCTTCGCACGCAGCTCTTGAAGTGGCAGTGGGACACAGGGGACCCCTGGGTGTGTGCCCCTGATGCTGTCCTGGAGGAGAAACTGAGTCCCCAGTGCCAGCCACTGCACAATGAGCTGTAA